One window from the genome of Methylophaga thalassica encodes:
- the cysK gene encoding cysteine synthase A, which produces MIYNSILDTIGNTPVVKLNNIAPAHVDMYVKVESFNPMGSVKDRLAYAVINDAEKRGVLKPGQTVVEATSGNTGIALAMVCAAKGYPFVATMVETFSVERRKIMRALGAKVILTPAAESGKGMVKKAEELAEKYGWFLARQFENPANPAYHRNTTGPEILSDFAGKPLDYWVSGWGTGGTLTGAGEIIKAARPETKIIATEPAAASMLAGNAWAPHKIQGWTPDFIPDVLNRDIYDELYPVTDEEAKNWAQRLAREEGIFVGLSCGGTLAAAMKVAEKATPGSTILAMLPDTGERYLSTYLFEGMNEGSDDEWLASLG; this is translated from the coding sequence ATGATTTACAACAGCATTCTCGATACCATCGGCAATACACCAGTAGTCAAACTCAACAACATAGCTCCAGCCCACGTTGATATGTATGTGAAAGTTGAGTCGTTTAACCCGATGGGTTCCGTCAAAGATCGCTTGGCATATGCTGTTATTAATGATGCAGAAAAACGTGGGGTTCTGAAACCGGGTCAAACAGTCGTTGAAGCCACTTCAGGCAATACCGGTATTGCTCTCGCGATGGTGTGTGCGGCGAAAGGCTATCCCTTTGTTGCGACCATGGTTGAAACCTTCTCCGTGGAACGTCGTAAGATTATGCGGGCCCTTGGAGCTAAGGTCATTTTGACCCCAGCAGCTGAAAGTGGCAAAGGCATGGTCAAAAAAGCAGAAGAACTTGCTGAAAAGTATGGTTGGTTTCTAGCCAGACAATTTGAGAACCCAGCGAACCCGGCCTATCACCGAAATACTACAGGACCAGAAATTCTGTCTGATTTTGCAGGTAAACCTCTTGACTACTGGGTATCGGGTTGGGGAACCGGCGGTACCTTAACAGGTGCAGGTGAAATCATTAAAGCTGCACGCCCAGAAACAAAAATTATCGCAACTGAACCTGCCGCTGCTTCCATGCTGGCAGGTAATGCATGGGCGCCACATAAAATCCAAGGTTGGACACCAGATTTTATTCCTGATGTATTAAATCGTGACATCTATGATGAACTCTATCCTGTGACAGATGAAGAAGCTAAAAATTGGGCACAACGCCTTGCTCGAGAAGAAGGTATTTTCGTTGGCTTATCATGCGGTGGCACCCTAGCGGCGGCCATGAAGGTAGCTGAAAAAGCTACGCCTGGAAGTACTATTTTGGCCATGTTACCTGATACGGGAGAACGTTATCTTTCCACATACCTTTTTGAGGGGATGAACGAAGGCTCAGATGATGAGTGGCTGGCTAGCTTGGGTTAA
- a CDS encoding alpha/beta hydrolase, translating to MKLLMIVLLLLSSKMAVSDTSASWNRIILSGGAYTLLGLAPPELRAADTLNIFLEGDGAPGTALELAEFIGGNSVYIARPCQYFSRQQFTNCDKALLTSHRYSLAVIDSISRAITAMKIRYQASRVRLIGFSGGGAIATIIAAQRDDIDLLVTVAGNLDHKRWTEFNEIDPLIGSLNPVDFSGSLEGVKQIHLIGERDNVVPGSVLSSYLAHMQKLDNVKSYIISGADHLCCWSMALADVLD from the coding sequence ATGAAACTGTTAATGATAGTTTTGCTTCTACTCAGCTCTAAAATGGCGGTTAGTGATACCTCGGCATCATGGAACCGTATTATTTTATCTGGCGGTGCATATACACTATTGGGCTTAGCCCCACCGGAACTCAGAGCTGCGGACACACTCAATATCTTTCTCGAAGGTGATGGCGCGCCTGGTACAGCATTAGAATTAGCTGAATTCATTGGTGGTAATAGCGTTTATATCGCCAGACCTTGCCAGTATTTTTCGCGTCAACAATTCACCAATTGTGACAAAGCTTTATTGACATCACACCGCTATTCACTGGCTGTGATTGACTCTATCAGTAGAGCCATTACAGCAATGAAAATTCGCTATCAAGCAAGTCGAGTACGGCTTATCGGATTTTCAGGAGGCGGAGCTATTGCAACGATTATTGCTGCACAACGTGATGATATCGACTTGCTTGTTACCGTCGCTGGCAATCTTGATCACAAGCGCTGGACTGAGTTTAATGAGATTGACCCTTTAATCGGCTCATTAAACCCGGTAGATTTCAGCGGCTCTCTTGAGGGTGTGAAACAAATTCACCTCATTGGTGAGCGTGACAATGTGGTGCCTGGCTCTGTACTAAGCTCTTATTTAGCTCACATGCAAAAACTGGATAATGTGAAGAGCTATATTATTTCTGGTGCTGACCATCTTTGTTGCTGGTCAATGGCACTTGCAGATGTCTTGGATTGA